A genomic segment from Glycine soja cultivar W05 chromosome 18, ASM419377v2, whole genome shotgun sequence encodes:
- the LOC114396397 gene encoding transcription factor SRM1-like, with protein sequence MTVDEVGSSSQWSKEQDKAFENALAIHPEDASDRWEKIAADVPGKTLEEIKHHYELLVEDVSQIESGYVPLPSYNSSPEGSTSHASEEGAGKKGGHSWNSNNESNHGTKASRSDQERRKGIAWTEDEHRLFLLGLEKYGKGDWRSISRNFVVTRTPTQVASHAQKYFIRLNSMNKDRRRSSIHDITSVNNGDVSAPQGPITGQTNGSADNSAGKSTKPAPPAPTAALGVGIYAGPTIGQPIGGPLVSAVGTPVMNLPPPAHMAYGLGAPVPGAVVPGAPMNLGPVPYPMPHTSARR encoded by the exons ATGACTGTGGATGAAGTTGGTAGTAGCTCCCAGTGGAGCAAAGAACAGGATAAAGCATTTGAAAATGCCTTGGCAATTCACCCTGAGGATGCTTCAGACCGGTGGGAGAAGATTGCAGCTGATGTACCAGGGAAAACCTTGGAAGAGATTAAACACCACTATGAGCTCTTGGTTGAAGATGTTAGCCAGATCGAATCTGGTTATGTGCCTTTACCATCTTATAATTCTTCTCCAGAGGGCTCAACAAGCCATGCTAGTGAAGAAGGAGCTGGCAAGAAGGGAGGCCACTCTTGGAATAGTAATAACGAATCTAATCATGGAACTAAGGCTTCAAGATCAGATCAGGAACGACGAAAGGGTATTGCATGGACAGAGGATGAACACAG GTTATTCCTCCTTGGCTTGGAAAAGTATGGGAAAGGTGACTGGCGAAGTATATCAAGGAACTTTGTGGTGACAAGAACGCCTACACAAGTAGCAAGCCATGCCCAAAAATACTTCATTCGTCTGAACTCGATGAATAAAGACAGAAGGCGATCCAGCATACACGATATCACCAGTGTCAACAATGGAGATGTTTCAGCACCTCAAGGACCAATTACTGGTCAAACAAACGGTTCTGCGGATAATTCTGCTGGAAAATCAACCAAACCAGCCCCGCCAGCCCCAACTGCTGCCTTGGGTGTAGGAATATATGCTGGTCCTACCATTGGACAACCTATAGGAGGACCCCTCGTATCTGCAGTTGGCACCCCAGTGATGAACCTTCCTCCCCCAGCACACATGGCATATGGTCTCGGAGCACCGGTTCCTGGGGCAGTTGTTCCTGGAGCACCAATGAACTTAGGTCCTGTGCCATACCCTATGCCACATACATCTGCTCGTAGATGA